Proteins co-encoded in one Hymenobacter swuensis DY53 genomic window:
- a CDS encoding OmpA family protein produces the protein MRRSFVVPIVLLLAMGSLSPLQVAAQAKLSTTNTKARNMWEKAQEQAKARDFNKAIETLTQLNQKFPSLGEPYVLRGSLLKAMGENQQAFEAYRDGLAKLPVEASHSNDYFTLGELAMTFGEYQTAAESYKKHLKTAAKSPRNAPRAQRQLLNCEFAQKAIAAPTGIQPERLAEPLNTFRFQYFPALTADSRFLLFTGRPTAESGEDLFVSRQNKDGSMGEPASISAAINTPYNEGAGSIAGDGKTLVFASCDRPSSVGNCDLYISRRTGNVWSKPQNLGRNVNSPEWDSQPTLSADGRTLYFTSTRRGGKGQEDIYVTTLNADGNWTPARNLGAPVNTSGKDMAPFIHASSTTLYYVTDGLVGMGGLDVYRCEQLAADKWSSPQNLGYPLNTFENEASLFISSDNRRGFCSRSKATVAGVKQERDRPVELFGFEVPKEVRARETSTYTQGRVFDAFTKKPIRADVQLYDLNTDELVQYVGSDAENGEYTVVLNEGRQYAMYAAADKYLMRSLSFDYSDKRSFDPLTLDIYLEPVRSGRSIVLNNLFFDSKEFALKPKSRTELNRLVAFMKQYPDIQVEISGHTDDVGSDDDNQALSQNRAKSVYTYLISQGVKAQRLRFKGYGETKPLNPNDSDEHRQQNRRIELRIL, from the coding sequence ATGCGCCGTTCGTTCGTTGTGCCCATTGTCCTGTTGCTTGCAATGGGCAGCCTGTCACCCTTGCAAGTTGCTGCCCAGGCCAAGCTGAGTACCACCAACACCAAAGCCCGCAACATGTGGGAAAAAGCACAGGAACAGGCCAAAGCCCGGGACTTCAACAAGGCCATTGAAACCCTGACGCAGCTGAATCAGAAGTTCCCTTCGTTGGGAGAGCCGTACGTGCTGAGAGGGTCGCTGCTGAAGGCTATGGGCGAAAATCAACAGGCTTTTGAGGCGTATCGTGATGGGCTGGCCAAGTTGCCGGTAGAGGCTTCCCATTCCAACGATTATTTTACGCTGGGGGAGTTGGCCATGACATTCGGCGAGTACCAGACGGCCGCCGAGAGCTACAAAAAACACCTCAAAACTGCCGCTAAAAGCCCACGGAATGCCCCGCGGGCTCAGCGCCAACTGCTGAACTGCGAGTTTGCCCAAAAGGCTATTGCCGCACCGACTGGCATTCAACCCGAGCGACTGGCGGAGCCGCTGAATACATTCCGGTTCCAGTATTTCCCGGCCCTTACCGCCGACAGCCGTTTCCTGTTATTCACGGGTCGGCCCACGGCGGAAAGCGGTGAGGATTTGTTTGTGAGCCGTCAGAATAAGGACGGGAGTATGGGTGAGCCGGCCTCCATCTCAGCAGCCATCAATACGCCCTACAACGAAGGCGCAGGCTCTATTGCCGGCGATGGTAAAACGTTGGTATTTGCGTCCTGTGACCGGCCGAGCTCAGTAGGAAACTGTGACCTGTACATTTCCCGCCGGACTGGCAATGTGTGGAGCAAGCCTCAGAACTTGGGGCGTAACGTCAACTCCCCGGAGTGGGACTCGCAGCCCACGTTGTCGGCCGATGGCCGTACGCTCTACTTCACCAGCACCCGGCGCGGCGGCAAGGGCCAGGAGGATATCTACGTGACCACCCTCAATGCTGATGGCAACTGGACACCCGCCCGCAACCTGGGGGCTCCGGTGAACACGTCCGGCAAGGACATGGCCCCATTCATCCACGCCAGTAGCACCACCCTCTACTACGTTACCGATGGCCTGGTGGGCATGGGGGGGCTGGATGTGTACCGTTGCGAACAGCTGGCCGCCGACAAATGGAGCAGCCCCCAGAACCTGGGCTATCCGCTCAATACGTTTGAGAACGAGGCGTCTCTGTTCATCAGTTCCGATAACCGCCGGGGCTTCTGCTCCCGCTCCAAGGCCACGGTGGCTGGTGTGAAGCAGGAGCGTGACCGGCCGGTGGAACTGTTCGGCTTTGAAGTGCCCAAGGAGGTGCGAGCCCGCGAAACCAGCACTTACACCCAGGGCCGCGTATTCGACGCCTTCACCAAAAAGCCTATCCGGGCCGACGTGCAGCTCTACGACCTCAACACCGACGAACTGGTGCAGTATGTGGGCTCAGATGCCGAAAACGGCGAGTACACTGTAGTGCTCAACGAAGGCCGTCAGTACGCCATGTACGCCGCTGCCGATAAATACCTGATGCGTAGCCTGAGCTTCGACTACAGCGACAAGCGCAGCTTCGACCCCCTTACGCTTGATATCTATCTGGAGCCGGTGCGCTCGGGTCGCAGCATTGTACTCAATAACCTGTTCTTCGATTCCAAGGAGTTTGCCCTCAAGCCCAAGTCGCGCACTGAGCTGAATCGGCTGGTGGCATTCATGAAGCAATATCCTGATATTCAGGTCGAAATATCGGGGCATACCGACGACGTCGGATCCGATGATGATAACCAGGCGTTGTCGCAGAACCGGGCAAAGTCCGTGTATACCTACCTTATCAGCCAGGGGGTGAAGGCCCAGCGGTTACGCTTCAAGGGCTATGGCGAAACCAAACCCCTCAACCCCAACGACTCCGACGAACACCGCCAGCAGAACCGGCGCATTGAACTGCGGATTCTGTAG